CACAGGTGCAGACGGCCCCCCAGCATTGGTTTAACTTCATTCCCTTCTGGCGTCAGTTGGAGACGGAGAGAGCATGAGCTTGAATTGGTCGCAGCTCTTCGCACGCGCGGAACGAATGCGTGACGAGGTCCTGCACGAAGCATGGGCCAAGGAACTGCCCCTTCTTTTGCAGCCGTCCACCCGCCCCGGAAGCCTGCTGCTGCTTGCCCTTGGTTTTATGTGGCCCTTTGGGGTGATCCTGGATGAGAAAAATCTTCTGAGAGGCGGCACAGCGTTTCGTTTGGACGAAAGGCTGATTCCTGCTGATCTGATGCCGCCTTCCGAGCGGATTGAAGCGGATCCGGTGGCGCCCGCGTTCTGGTCCCGTCTTGAAGAATGGCAGCTGACCCTTTGCACGTCGGGCTCCACGGGCGAACCCAAACGCATTCAAAAGACTGGTGCCGGACTTCTGGCCGAGGTGCGGGATCTTGCGGGGATTTATGGGTGGCGTGAAGGGGATGCCATACTCTCTTTGGTGAGTCCGCTGCATATTTACGGGCTCCTTCATAGTTTTCTTCTGCCCTGGTTTTGCCGGGCGTCTGTTGAGTTCGTGAATTTTCAAAAAGGCCCGATTGATATTCCGGACCTTGCATCGACCCGCTACGCCGCTGTCATTGCAGTTCCAGCGACCTGGAGCTTTGTGAAGGATCTTCTGAACAGTCGGTCGCTCGGAACTCTGGTGATGTCGGGCGCGCCTTTTGGAGCAAAGCGCCGCGGCGAGCTGCAGGAGTTTTCACGCAAGCCTGAACGGGCCGTGGAAATCCTTGGCAGCACGGAAACCGGCGGGATTGGAATGAGATCCCTGCTTGAGCCCGAGGATTGTTTTCGCTGTCTCCCGTCGGTGCGCATCATGGAAGAATCGGGCGAACAATGGGTGCTATCCCCTTATGTGCAGCCTGCGACGCGCTGGGTGCTGGCGGATCGATTGGAAGTGAAGTCTGATGGGCGCTTTCTGCATCAGGGTCGCAGTGATCGCATTTTCAAGTATGCAGGACAGCGCTACGCACTTGCCGAAGTCGAGACGGCATTGAGCCGAATCCATGCGCATGCGGAGACGCTGGCCTTCTTTCATCGTGATGATGCCGTTGC
This window of the Oligoflexus sp. genome carries:
- a CDS encoding AMP-binding protein — protein: MSLNWSQLFARAERMRDEVLHEAWAKELPLLLQPSTRPGSLLLLALGFMWPFGVILDEKNLLRGGTAFRLDERLIPADLMPPSERIEADPVAPAFWSRLEEWQLTLCTSGSTGEPKRIQKTGAGLLAEVRDLAGIYGWREGDAILSLVSPLHIYGLLHSFLLPWFCRASVEFVNFQKGPIDIPDLASTRYAAVIAVPATWSFVKDLLNSRSLGTLVMSGAPFGAKRRGELQEFSRKPERAVEILGSTETGGIGMRSLLEPEDCFRCLPSVRIMEESGEQWVLSPYVQPATRWVLADRLEVKSDGRFLHQGRSDRIFKYAGQRYALAEVETALSRIHAHAETLAFFHRDDAVAQGGWLEAWIESDPLPVDAEVRRRYQAETPAPFPHRVHFMPSFPRDGQGKVQILT